In Altererythrobacter rubellus, the following are encoded in one genomic region:
- a CDS encoding PilZ domain-containing protein: MEGTESIRTSVRKPLDLLVQGRMRSRSVYVEVIDVSEGGCKIKGRHGFAEAGEAVVLKIDGVSTPLGKIVWVEDEYAGLKFEGKMHPAIVDFLYNVRLKSKESKSTGNAA, encoded by the coding sequence ATGGAAGGTACTGAATCAATTCGTACATCGGTGCGCAAGCCGTTGGATCTGCTCGTGCAAGGGCGGATGCGTTCGCGTTCGGTCTATGTCGAAGTGATCGACGTGTCCGAGGGTGGCTGCAAGATCAAAGGCCGTCATGGCTTTGCCGAAGCGGGAGAGGCCGTCGTTCTCAAAATCGATGGTGTAAGCACGCCGCTGGGCAAGATTGTCTGGGTGGAAGATGAGTATGCCGGGCTGAAGTTCGAGGGCAAGATGCATCCGGCGATTGTGGATTTCCTCTACAATGTACGCTTGAAGAGCAAGGAATCTAAAAGCACGGGCAACGCCGCCTGA
- a CDS encoding DUF475 domain-containing protein produces the protein MQTLLRYYSFSLAFSAASLALAVWYGWASTGNVTATLGILWIVLVLSILEVSLSFDNAVVNATVLRNMDPVWQRRFLTWGILIAVFGMRIIFPIAIVAIAAQVGPVEAINLSLNNPDEYQRIVSDAHVGIAGFGGAFLAMVGLTFFFEEDKEVHWIAMLERSINRFSSAPAIEIGLVLSVLYGVSTLLSPEDTITFLTAGILGLVTFIGVQAISSLLEEAEAKKRAAGIVVKSGLGGFLYLEVLDASFSFDGVIGAFALSNNMVIIALGLSVGAIFVRSITIHLVQTGTLNQYRYLEHGAFWAIIVLGGIMLFSAKFHIPETITGLLGATLIGLSFWWSVRHNRREGSEKIDLNSAPLDG, from the coding sequence ATGCAGACCTTGCTTCGATATTACAGCTTCTCGCTGGCATTTTCAGCCGCCAGCCTTGCACTTGCGGTTTGGTACGGCTGGGCGAGCACGGGAAACGTAACCGCGACGTTGGGCATCCTCTGGATTGTTCTCGTACTTTCCATCCTCGAAGTCTCGTTGAGCTTCGACAATGCGGTCGTGAACGCCACAGTGCTGCGCAATATGGATCCGGTTTGGCAGCGACGTTTTCTAACTTGGGGGATCCTGATCGCCGTGTTCGGCATGCGGATCATTTTTCCGATCGCAATTGTCGCCATCGCGGCGCAAGTCGGTCCGGTCGAGGCGATCAATCTCTCCCTCAATAACCCGGACGAATACCAGCGTATTGTCTCTGACGCTCACGTCGGCATTGCCGGCTTTGGCGGCGCGTTCCTTGCGATGGTGGGCCTGACATTCTTCTTTGAAGAAGACAAGGAAGTGCATTGGATCGCAATGCTTGAACGCAGTATCAATCGATTCTCCAGTGCTCCCGCGATTGAGATCGGACTGGTGTTGAGCGTGCTCTACGGCGTGTCGACGCTGCTCTCGCCGGAGGACACGATCACATTCCTCACCGCAGGCATCCTTGGCCTTGTCACTTTCATCGGCGTGCAGGCAATCTCTTCCCTGCTGGAAGAAGCAGAAGCGAAGAAGCGCGCGGCAGGCATTGTGGTCAAGTCCGGCCTAGGCGGTTTTCTTTATCTTGAAGTGCTGGATGCCAGCTTCAGCTTTGACGGCGTAATCGGTGCATTTGCGCTTTCGAACAATATGGTGATCATCGCGTTGGGCCTGTCTGTTGGCGCGATATTTGTGCGTTCGATTACGATCCATCTGGTCCAGACCGGTACGCTCAACCAGTATCGCTATCTTGAACACGGGGCATTCTGGGCAATCATCGTGCTCGGCGGCATTATGTTGTTCTCGGCCAAATTCCATATTCCAGAAACAATCACTGGTCTGCTCGGCGCAACCCTGATCGGATTGAGTTTCTGGTGGTCCGTACGACACAATCGTCGCGAAGGCAGTGAGAAGATCGACCTCAACTCTGCGCCGCTAGACGGTTAG
- a CDS encoding bile acid:sodium symporter — MLAPLARVFDPMVRLLILALVLAILVPVPESRQELGQWIANAAIFVLFFLNGLRLPRDQVVRGAADWRFHGALALWVFGAMLFGGWAIWQLGGGLFPALLAVGFLYLGALPSTIQSATVYTSMAGGNVAHAVVAAALLNILGVFLSAPLFALLAGSEVVAFHSEALVKIATVLLLPFALGQLLQPRVGEIVTQNPALTKWTDRVPIAIAVYVAMSGAVSEGIWNRIDGTAWLFALSAVCIYLVYAIVGSWSAGGLLTKTREDRIAFLFAGTQKSLAMGAPLATLMFDPAIAGVVLIPLIAYHFIQLVIAAPIANRLAAQS, encoded by the coding sequence ATGCTTGCGCCGCTTGCCCGTGTTTTTGACCCGATGGTCCGCTTGCTGATCCTTGCCTTGGTCCTGGCAATCCTTGTTCCTGTACCAGAATCTCGCCAGGAATTGGGACAATGGATTGCCAACGCGGCGATCTTTGTCCTGTTCTTTCTCAATGGCTTGCGCCTGCCACGCGACCAGGTTGTGCGGGGCGCCGCTGACTGGCGATTCCACGGTGCCTTGGCGCTATGGGTATTTGGTGCGATGCTGTTTGGCGGTTGGGCGATCTGGCAGCTGGGCGGAGGGCTGTTTCCAGCCCTGTTGGCAGTAGGCTTTCTCTACCTTGGTGCACTGCCCTCAACGATTCAATCGGCCACAGTTTACACCTCAATGGCAGGCGGAAATGTTGCACATGCCGTTGTCGCAGCCGCGCTGCTCAATATTCTCGGCGTATTCCTAAGCGCGCCATTGTTCGCATTGCTTGCGGGCAGTGAGGTGGTTGCATTTCACAGCGAAGCGCTGGTCAAGATCGCAACGGTCTTGCTGCTACCGTTTGCTTTGGGTCAGCTCCTTCAGCCCCGCGTTGGCGAAATTGTTACCCAGAACCCAGCGCTGACTAAATGGACTGATAGAGTTCCGATCGCCATCGCGGTCTATGTCGCGATGAGCGGTGCGGTGAGCGAAGGGATATGGAACAGAATAGACGGCACAGCGTGGCTGTTTGCGCTCTCCGCTGTGTGTATCTATCTCGTTTATGCCATTGTCGGTTCCTGGAGCGCGGGTGGCTTGCTCACCAAGACACGCGAAGACCGTATCGCGTTCCTGTTTGCCGGAACCCAGAAAAGCCTGGCTATGGGCGCGCCGCTGGCAACGCTGATGTTCGACCCGGCAATAGCTGGCGTGGTTTTGATTCCGCTGATCGCATATCACTTCATACAGCTAGTGATAGCGGCACCTATTGCTAACCGTCTAGCGGCGCAGAGTTGA
- a CDS encoding recA-like protein, with amino-acid sequence MSRFAVSHTAYPAAKILAANACTDSASALIRTRLPRWRPGLPAPQHSEVFARGDEAAGAGLALSLARDAMQVAARGNAPAQEDRRQVLWVQDTSAVRLGGRPYVHGLPEELRHRVIHVEAKSPEDALFALEEGLRCRDLAFVLGEIAGNPRGLNFTASRRLSLAAEKHGVPLWLVRLDASPDLSSARMRWKVVSAPSALPRWNRAAPGWSSWQAELFRARAHPPGEWSMSDDGSGLIAARSQKLSPGDASVATAADHVDLVRTAGGRSLAAL; translated from the coding sequence ATGAGTCGTTTTGCTGTGTCCCATACTGCCTATCCTGCTGCAAAAATTCTTGCTGCGAATGCATGTACCGACAGTGCATCAGCGCTAATCCGTACGCGTCTACCTCGCTGGAGGCCGGGCCTCCCCGCACCTCAGCATAGCGAAGTGTTTGCGCGCGGGGATGAGGCTGCAGGGGCAGGGCTGGCGCTGTCGCTAGCGCGTGACGCGATGCAAGTCGCGGCAAGGGGAAACGCGCCAGCGCAAGAGGATCGGCGGCAGGTTCTGTGGGTGCAGGATACATCTGCTGTGCGGCTGGGCGGGCGCCCTTATGTGCATGGACTGCCAGAGGAACTGCGCCACCGGGTGATCCATGTTGAAGCCAAGTCCCCCGAAGATGCGCTGTTCGCGCTGGAAGAGGGGTTGCGCTGCCGTGACTTGGCTTTCGTTCTGGGAGAGATTGCAGGCAATCCGCGCGGGCTTAATTTTACTGCGTCACGGCGATTAAGCCTGGCCGCTGAAAAACACGGCGTTCCGCTCTGGCTGGTGCGGCTTGATGCATCACCAGACCTGTCTTCTGCGCGGATGCGTTGGAAGGTTGTGTCCGCTCCATCTGCACTGCCGCGCTGGAACCGCGCTGCACCTGGCTGGTCGAGCTGGCAGGCAGAGCTGTTTCGCGCGCGTGCGCACCCACCTGGAGAATGGAGTATGAGCGATGACGGCAGTGGTCTCATCGCCGCTCGATCGCAAAAGCTATCACCCGGAGACGCGTCAGTCGCAACCGCGGCGGATCATGTCGATCTGGTTCGCACAGCTGGCGGTCGATCGCTGGCGGCTCTCTAA
- a CDS encoding sodium-dependent transporter, producing the protein MAATGKTHENWSSRSAFILAAVGSAVGLGNMWRFPAEAGENGGGAFVLFYIFCVLLIGLPVLLSEVLIGRHGQANAPESVRRVARDSNAHEGWSILASLGVLGAFLILSFYCVVGGWVVYYIGVFVGDLFQTGLAGGAFEGRAASDVEGLLPGLFGNGGLMVGLNLGFLAVTMFFVARGISSGIEWVAVYLMPIFFALFLGITVYGAFTGNFGEAVAYLFTFDFSKLTGEVMLAAVGQAFFSLSLGVAGMITYGSYANRDTNLGETSGIIAGADTAVAMLAGLAIFPIVFAAGLSASAGPGLMFQSLPIAFQAMPFGSLIGLAFFIMVFFAALTSSVGLLEAPTAYVFEKFNITRPIATLIVGLGAAVLGVFASLSFNEMAEFYPLNFIPLFAETNFFDTLDGVTAKLFMPIGAILTCIFVGWIADAKLIDDENGLDGVLHQTWRALVRFVCPIALTVILLAGLFA; encoded by the coding sequence ATGGCAGCAACAGGCAAGACCCACGAGAATTGGTCATCGCGTAGCGCATTCATTCTGGCAGCAGTTGGCTCGGCCGTGGGCCTTGGTAATATGTGGCGCTTCCCGGCAGAAGCCGGAGAGAATGGCGGCGGGGCCTTTGTTCTGTTCTACATTTTCTGCGTGCTTTTGATCGGCTTGCCGGTTTTGTTGTCGGAAGTTCTGATTGGTCGACACGGCCAGGCAAATGCGCCGGAAAGTGTGCGCCGCGTCGCGCGCGATTCCAATGCACATGAAGGCTGGAGTATTCTTGCTTCCCTGGGCGTTCTCGGCGCTTTCCTGATCCTCAGCTTCTACTGCGTCGTGGGCGGCTGGGTTGTCTATTACATCGGCGTTTTTGTTGGTGATCTATTCCAGACCGGCCTTGCTGGCGGTGCGTTTGAAGGTCGCGCAGCGAGTGATGTTGAAGGTCTGCTGCCGGGATTATTCGGCAATGGTGGGCTGATGGTAGGGCTCAATCTCGGCTTCCTTGCCGTGACAATGTTTTTTGTAGCACGCGGGATTTCGAGCGGGATCGAGTGGGTTGCTGTCTACCTGATGCCCATCTTTTTCGCGCTCTTCCTCGGCATCACGGTCTATGGTGCTTTTACTGGCAACTTCGGCGAAGCGGTCGCCTATCTGTTCACGTTTGACTTCTCCAAGTTGACTGGTGAAGTCATGCTCGCTGCCGTCGGGCAGGCGTTCTTCTCGCTCTCTCTCGGTGTGGCAGGTATGATAACTTACGGATCCTATGCTAATCGCGACACCAACTTGGGCGAAACGTCCGGTATTATTGCTGGCGCCGACACCGCCGTTGCGATGCTTGCGGGTCTGGCAATCTTTCCGATCGTTTTTGCTGCTGGACTTTCAGCGAGCGCCGGGCCCGGTTTGATGTTCCAGTCTCTGCCGATTGCGTTCCAGGCCATGCCGTTCGGTTCGCTGATTGGTCTCGCGTTTTTCATCATGGTCTTTTTTGCGGCGCTCACCAGTTCCGTTGGCTTGCTCGAAGCACCCACGGCTTATGTGTTCGAGAAGTTCAACATCACGCGCCCGATTGCGACACTGATCGTAGGTTTGGGCGCCGCGGTGCTTGGCGTGTTTGCTTCGCTTTCGTTCAACGAAATGGCTGAGTTCTATCCGCTTAACTTCATCCCATTATTCGCTGAGACCAATTTCTTCGATACGCTTGATGGTGTAACCGCGAAACTGTTCATGCCGATTGGTGCGATCCTGACTTGTATCTTTGTTGGCTGGATCGCTGATGCCAAGCTGATCGATGATGAGAATGGTCTGGACGGGGTTCTGCACCAGACTTGGCGCGCGCTGGTCAGGTTTGTGTGCCCGATTGCATTGACGGTTATTTTGCTGGCGGGCCTGTTTGCCTGA
- the panB gene encoding 3-methyl-2-oxobutanoate hydroxymethyltransferase — protein sequence MSTTFQLDTSTSRATPTPKPRKRLTVPKIRDHKKDGQTKEPLVMLTAYTARQAQLLDTYCDILLVGDSLGQVIYGLDSTLPVTVDMMIAHGAAVVRGSYHGVVIVDMPFGSYEGSKEQAFETASRIMAETGCAAVKLEGGQAMAETISFLTNRGIPVMAHVGLTPQAVNVLGGYAARGRSQQEHDKILGDGKAVQDAGAFSVVAEGVLEPIAIALTKSLEIPVIGIGASAQCDGQVLVTEDMLGMFERVPRFVKKYDDIAGMIDRTVAQYAEEVRARKFPTADQTYHPKS from the coding sequence ATGTCTACGACTTTTCAACTCGATACGAGCACGAGCAGGGCAACGCCCACACCAAAGCCACGCAAGCGGCTGACTGTTCCAAAGATTCGCGATCACAAGAAAGACGGCCAGACTAAAGAGCCGCTGGTCATGCTGACCGCTTACACGGCGCGGCAAGCGCAACTGCTCGACACGTATTGCGACATTCTGCTTGTGGGGGATTCACTGGGGCAGGTGATTTACGGGCTTGATTCCACCTTGCCAGTAACGGTCGATATGATGATCGCACACGGCGCCGCCGTCGTGCGCGGCAGTTACCACGGCGTTGTCATCGTCGATATGCCATTTGGATCCTACGAAGGTTCAAAAGAGCAAGCATTCGAGACTGCAAGCCGCATCATGGCGGAAACAGGCTGCGCTGCTGTAAAGCTGGAGGGTGGTCAAGCGATGGCGGAGACGATTTCATTTCTGACCAACCGTGGCATTCCCGTGATGGCTCACGTCGGGCTGACGCCTCAGGCCGTGAACGTCTTGGGCGGCTATGCGGCCCGCGGACGTTCACAACAGGAACATGACAAGATCCTGGGGGACGGTAAAGCCGTTCAGGATGCCGGTGCGTTTTCTGTCGTAGCCGAGGGGGTTTTGGAGCCGATTGCAATCGCACTCACCAAATCACTCGAAATCCCGGTCATTGGCATTGGCGCGTCTGCACAATGTGATGGCCAAGTGCTGGTAACCGAGGACATGCTGGGCATGTTCGAACGCGTGCCTCGCTTTGTGAAGAAGTATGATGACATTGCAGGAATGATCGACAGGACGGTTGCGCAGTACGCAGAGGAAGTACGCGCACGTAAATTCCCGACTGCGGACCAGACCTATCATCCGAAAAGCTAA
- a CDS encoding Y-family DNA polymerase — MSIWFAQLAVDRWRLSNGIKRGEGADAAPTVLIRESAHGPRIAAINEAARLAGARVGTMLADARTLCPEIQTAPADPAGDLAFLEKLALWARRWGPWSALDAPDGLIVDVTAVAHLFGGEQRLIADAQAAFVARDISARLAIASTAGAAWALAHYGPIEAILGPQDDAVMRLGQLPVAALRLDPDILTVLRRLGLKRLEDLNGVGRDALQRRFRNRKSPASNPLVRMDQLLGRVPEPLLPVIPQNVPLVERRLMEPIRHRDLLDQVMRDLADDMARELEGKGEGARRLELGLWRVDGEVVIRALELSASTRDPVHICRLFAAKLDDVDAGFGIEFLRLRASWAEPLALDQRDIESAVEKQGTSLNACVDRLTVRLGKQAVQRPVPHASHMPERAQRWRAPLEPQPVIQGELAFHQRPLKLLDRPERISVLYASPDGHPCSFRWRGSVREVTRVEGPERIAPEWWRERSTARLRDYYRIEDGEGRRYWIYRHGISGDGRGDLPLWYLHGLYG; from the coding sequence ATGTCGATCTGGTTCGCACAGCTGGCGGTCGATCGCTGGCGGCTCTCTAACGGCATTAAACGCGGGGAGGGTGCGGACGCCGCTCCTACTGTCCTGATCCGCGAGAGCGCGCATGGGCCGCGGATTGCTGCAATCAATGAAGCAGCGCGCTTGGCCGGGGCGCGTGTTGGAACAATGCTGGCCGATGCCCGCACTTTGTGTCCTGAGATACAGACAGCTCCAGCAGATCCGGCAGGTGATCTTGCTTTCCTGGAGAAGCTCGCGCTGTGGGCGCGGCGCTGGGGGCCATGGAGTGCGCTAGATGCACCGGACGGATTGATCGTTGATGTCACAGCCGTGGCACATCTGTTCGGAGGGGAGCAGCGCTTGATAGCTGACGCACAGGCGGCGTTTGTAGCGCGCGATATCTCCGCAAGGCTCGCGATTGCGTCCACAGCAGGTGCAGCATGGGCATTGGCGCATTATGGGCCGATTGAGGCGATCCTCGGTCCTCAGGATGATGCGGTGATGCGACTGGGGCAATTGCCGGTCGCAGCCTTAAGGCTGGATCCCGATATACTGACAGTGCTGCGCCGTCTGGGGCTCAAACGCTTGGAGGATCTGAACGGGGTAGGGCGCGATGCGCTCCAGCGGCGGTTCCGCAATCGCAAATCTCCGGCTTCAAATCCGCTGGTGCGAATGGATCAGCTGCTGGGGCGGGTGCCAGAGCCGCTGCTGCCGGTCATTCCGCAGAATGTACCGCTGGTCGAGCGCCGCTTGATGGAACCGATTCGCCATCGCGACCTGCTAGATCAGGTGATGCGCGATCTGGCGGATGACATGGCGCGCGAACTGGAAGGCAAGGGCGAAGGCGCGCGGCGTCTGGAGCTCGGATTGTGGCGAGTGGATGGCGAGGTTGTGATCCGCGCGCTAGAGCTGTCTGCATCTACCCGTGACCCCGTACATATATGCCGGTTGTTTGCTGCCAAACTGGACGATGTTGATGCCGGCTTCGGGATCGAATTTCTGCGTCTACGCGCAAGTTGGGCTGAACCATTAGCGCTCGATCAGCGAGATATTGAAAGCGCAGTAGAAAAGCAGGGCACTTCGCTTAATGCTTGTGTTGACCGGCTAACGGTGCGGCTCGGCAAGCAGGCTGTGCAACGCCCTGTGCCGCATGCGAGCCATATGCCCGAGCGTGCGCAGCGCTGGCGGGCTCCGTTAGAACCGCAGCCAGTGATTCAAGGCGAACTCGCCTTCCATCAGCGGCCGCTGAAGCTGCTCGACCGGCCCGAAAGGATTTCGGTGCTTTATGCGTCGCCAGACGGTCACCCATGCTCGTTTCGTTGGCGCGGGAGCGTGCGCGAAGTCACACGTGTGGAGGGGCCTGAACGGATTGCGCCCGAATGGTGGCGTGAAAGGTCCACCGCACGACTGCGTGACTATTACCGGATCGAAGATGGAGAAGGGCGGAGATACTGGATCTACCGCCATGGAATCAGCGGTGATGGGCGGGGCGATTTGCCGCTTTGGTACTTACACGGACTATATGGCTAA
- a CDS encoding error-prone DNA polymerase: MPDTPLTPAKRRIHIDPDAIVLPARAAFVELGLVSCFSFLRGASDAMDLVSTAYALGYDAIGIADVNSFAGVVRIHSEATTLKMRPVIGTRIETVEGLAFLAYPRNRAAYGRLCKLISAGRMQTLSGEWQDKGVCEISLAMLAEHAEDVQLILIPPDDLSARFTIPAWANNVIALDINSELSDSVSGSFAELLPHLTAGIPTLHHIAASYLYRGDDVARIERLDTLAKANSLSLLATNNVHYASADKRPLQDVMTAIRHKTKVAEAGHLLAANAERHLKSPQEIQRMFERWPHAFSAARDVADACEFNLEELRYEYPEDIYPDGMPPQQYLESETWAGAARRYPASEYSGGIPDSVRQTLKRELELIGKLDLARYFLTIKDIVDFARSVDPPILCQGRGSAANSAVCYCLEITSVDPAKHQLLFDRFISEERKEPPDIDVDFEHERREEVIQYLYRKYGRHRAGLAATVIHYRPRMAIREVGKVMGLSEDVTSTLARTVWGSYGSEIAERHVRETGMDVRDPHLKRVIKLAEQMIGMPRHLSQHVGGFILTEEALTETVPIGNGAMPDRSFIEWDKDDIEALGILKVDVLALGMLTCIKKCFDLLEVHHDRTLTLATVPREDPETYTMLRRGDSLGVFQVESRAQMNMLPRLRPREFYDLVIQVAIVRPGPIQGDMVHPYLKRRRGAEPVQIPAPAPEHGPPDELSSILARTLGVPIFQEQAMKIALDAAKFSSAEANRLRKAMATFRSRGMVHELEDMMVGRMVARGYDPDFAERCFNQIKGFGEYGFPESHAASFAHLVYVSSWLKCHFPAAFACALLNSQPMGFYAPAQIVRDAREHGVEVLLADVNHSMWDNTLESDAISRRERKDIAMRMGLRQVDGLPEHIAAKIVAVRAEGGVFKDVAELRERAGLSPAHIERLASADCFTSLGLSRRQALWDARSLIAAPDLPLFQAAAERDEGAERARTQLPQMPLSEEVVADYQTTRLSLKAHPLSFLRASLAERGFVRAGELRTREFRSMVQIAGLVLIRQRPGSAKGVCFITLEDETGVANLVIWPDVMEKQRRVIMRARLMEVRGRVEYDDEVIHVIAHHMTDATDSLYGLADDLLTSPVARADHVSSPLNTRKSLAVKPRDLHGERPSPVRGHPRNLRILPKSRDFH; this comes from the coding sequence ATGCCCGATACACCGCTGACACCTGCCAAGCGCCGGATCCACATTGATCCCGATGCCATTGTGCTGCCTGCGCGCGCAGCATTTGTAGAGCTGGGCCTGGTTAGCTGCTTCAGTTTCTTGCGCGGTGCATCCGATGCCATGGATTTGGTGAGTACGGCATACGCCCTTGGTTATGACGCCATTGGCATTGCAGATGTGAATTCCTTTGCAGGCGTTGTGCGTATTCACAGCGAGGCGACAACGTTGAAAATGCGGCCGGTTATCGGCACTCGGATAGAGACGGTCGAGGGCCTTGCATTTCTTGCATACCCTAGAAATCGGGCTGCTTACGGCCGATTATGCAAGCTGATCAGCGCAGGTCGAATGCAGACGCTAAGCGGGGAATGGCAGGACAAGGGAGTGTGCGAAATTTCGCTCGCCATGCTCGCCGAACATGCCGAAGATGTGCAGCTGATCCTGATTCCGCCGGATGATTTGAGCGCACGCTTCACCATTCCTGCCTGGGCCAACAATGTAATCGCGCTCGATATCAATAGTGAGCTTTCCGATAGCGTGTCAGGCAGTTTTGCGGAACTTCTCCCGCATTTAACGGCGGGGATTCCGACACTGCACCATATCGCAGCGAGTTATCTCTATCGCGGCGATGATGTGGCACGGATCGAGCGGCTTGATACGCTGGCCAAAGCGAACAGCCTCAGCCTGCTCGCCACTAACAACGTGCACTATGCAAGCGCTGACAAACGGCCCTTGCAAGATGTGATGACCGCGATCCGGCACAAGACCAAGGTTGCCGAAGCGGGACATCTGCTTGCAGCGAATGCAGAACGGCACCTGAAAAGCCCACAAGAGATACAGAGGATGTTTGAACGCTGGCCACACGCGTTCTCAGCGGCGCGCGATGTGGCTGATGCATGCGAATTCAACCTTGAAGAGCTGCGCTATGAATATCCCGAAGATATCTATCCCGATGGAATGCCCCCTCAGCAATATCTCGAAAGCGAGACATGGGCGGGAGCGGCTCGGCGTTATCCTGCCAGTGAATATTCGGGGGGCATTCCGGATAGTGTGCGGCAAACATTAAAGCGCGAGTTGGAGTTGATCGGTAAGCTCGATCTTGCGCGCTATTTCCTCACTATCAAGGATATCGTCGATTTCGCGCGTAGCGTTGATCCGCCGATCCTGTGTCAGGGCAGGGGCTCTGCTGCGAACAGCGCGGTCTGCTATTGTCTGGAAATCACCAGTGTCGACCCGGCGAAACATCAGCTGCTGTTTGATCGCTTCATCTCTGAGGAACGCAAAGAACCGCCTGATATCGATGTCGATTTCGAGCATGAGCGGCGTGAGGAAGTGATCCAGTATCTCTATAGGAAATACGGTCGCCATCGCGCCGGTCTGGCGGCGACAGTGATCCATTACCGTCCGCGCATGGCGATCCGCGAAGTCGGTAAGGTGATGGGGCTTTCAGAGGATGTCACTAGCACGCTGGCGCGCACCGTCTGGGGCAGTTACGGCAGCGAGATTGCGGAAAGGCATGTGCGTGAAACCGGCATGGATGTACGCGATCCGCATTTGAAGCGGGTTATCAAGCTGGCGGAACAGATGATCGGTATGCCGCGTCATCTCAGCCAGCATGTCGGCGGCTTCATCCTGACGGAAGAAGCGCTGACCGAAACCGTGCCGATCGGTAATGGCGCCATGCCTGATCGCAGTTTCATCGAATGGGACAAGGATGACATCGAAGCGCTTGGCATTCTCAAGGTCGATGTGCTGGCTTTGGGGATGCTGACCTGCATCAAGAAGTGCTTTGATTTGCTAGAGGTGCATCATGACCGAACGCTGACACTGGCCACTGTTCCGCGTGAAGACCCGGAAACTTACACGATGCTGAGGCGCGGGGATTCGCTCGGCGTGTTTCAGGTCGAAAGTCGCGCGCAAATGAATATGCTTCCCCGCCTGCGCCCGCGGGAGTTCTATGACCTTGTGATTCAGGTCGCCATTGTCCGCCCCGGTCCGATCCAGGGTGATATGGTGCATCCGTATCTGAAGCGCCGCAGGGGGGCGGAACCGGTACAAATTCCTGCTCCAGCGCCAGAGCATGGCCCACCGGATGAACTTTCCAGCATTCTTGCCCGCACGCTGGGTGTGCCGATCTTTCAGGAGCAAGCGATGAAAATCGCGCTTGATGCAGCGAAGTTCTCCAGCGCGGAGGCCAATCGGTTGAGGAAAGCAATGGCGACTTTCCGGTCGCGCGGCATGGTGCACGAGCTGGAGGATATGATGGTCGGGCGAATGGTTGCGCGCGGCTATGACCCGGATTTTGCCGAGCGCTGCTTCAACCAGATCAAGGGCTTTGGCGAATATGGTTTCCCCGAAAGCCATGCGGCCAGTTTTGCGCATCTGGTCTATGTCTCTAGCTGGCTCAAATGCCATTTTCCCGCTGCTTTCGCTTGCGCTCTGCTCAACTCGCAGCCGATGGGATTTTACGCTCCGGCGCAGATCGTGCGCGATGCGCGCGAGCATGGGGTGGAGGTGCTGCTGGCGGATGTGAACCATTCCATGTGGGACAATACGCTTGAAAGTGATGCCATTTCCCGGCGCGAGCGAAAAGACATCGCCATGCGTATGGGCCTAAGGCAGGTCGATGGCCTGCCGGAGCATATTGCCGCGAAGATCGTTGCAGTACGTGCAGAAGGCGGCGTGTTCAAGGATGTGGCCGAGCTGCGCGAACGGGCAGGGCTTTCGCCTGCGCATATCGAACGGCTTGCGAGCGCGGATTGCTTTACCTCGCTAGGGCTATCGCGAAGACAGGCGCTGTGGGATGCACGCAGCCTGATTGCTGCGCCTGACTTGCCGCTGTTCCAGGCTGCAGCGGAGCGAGATGAAGGGGCGGAGAGAGCCCGTACTCAGCTGCCTCAAATGCCGCTGAGCGAGGAAGTGGTGGCGGATTACCAGACCACCCGCCTCAGCTTGAAGGCACACCCGCTGTCATTCCTGCGTGCATCGCTAGCGGAGCGTGGCTTCGTCCGCGCCGGCGAGCTTCGGACACGTGAGTTCCGTTCCATGGTCCAGATCGCGGGCCTTGTGCTGATCCGCCAGCGCCCGGGCTCTGCCAAAGGCGTGTGCTTCATTACACTCGAAGATGAAACCGGTGTAGCCAACCTTGTAATCTGGCCTGACGTCATGGAGAAACAGCGCCGTGTCATCATGCGCGCGCGGCTGATGGAAGTGCGCGGGCGGGTCGAATATGACGATGAGGTTATTCATGTCATCGCACATCATATGACTGATGCGACCGATAGCCTGTACGGTCTGGCGGATGACTTGCTGACGTCACCTGTGGCACGCGCAGATCATGTAAGCAGTCCGCTCAATACCCGAAAATCGCTCGCCGTTAAACCGCGTGACCTGCATGGCGAGCGACCGTCCCCTGTCAGGGGGCACCCGCGTAACTTGCGCATCCTGCCCAAGTCACGCGATTTTCACTGA